The Cottoperca gobio chromosome 8, fCotGob3.1, whole genome shotgun sequence genome contains the following window.
tacgttgatataaggtaaggcataagtagtattcgttaagagcacgcggtgttacgctggggtgcgttgttgaacgctgatgttttgagcatgttcaaaattaccggacgtacccaacgtgtacttcataagatatgcagacgttacgttacattagacatacgtgaatactgaatacgtacgtaaatacttacctacgtaaatacagtttTGTATAAGTGATACGCtttcaataggttagacatacatataataatttgttatgtattcgttatgtatacgtcagctacaacaccgctctggaaaagttggacgtatttggactttttgagctacttttcatatacgccggcatacgtttctgccatacggaactgtgtgacagggcctttcaTAAAAATCTCAAATGTTATGCCCTCAATTTCTCCCCTCTGGTGTAGAAAATGTCATCGAATATCGATATTTTACAGTGTGTTGTATCGTAGTTAGAAATTCCAGAATGGTGACACACTagtaataaaacagaaacaataagATCTGCCTTATGTTCTGTCAAACTGCTACTTTCTTTCACACATATGTTCTGGCGAGCATGAGTCAAAACAAAATAGAAGTGAGCACAATCTCATCtgatagatataaataaatcaataattgattgtgtgcatgtgacgtcacgcttatttcccaacccggaattcagccatgttggatggtatacaaccaagacggcggccgttcacgtgtgagttgctgcaacgctccgtacttttctttgtatttaaacgtctaagaatgaaagaaaatgccaaccttgtgcgcagtgtataattgtggtaataacgctactcgtgacccaaggaaacggttctttagatttcctacaatcatcaaaaacaacgatccacaaaagagggatgaattactatCTACCAAACGCCGTAAACTGTAGcttagcaacataaatcgtaaggatttaacagaagaataagcacaattcacccgtgtgtgtggcatACCTATCAATTCTCCCgttttttcccgggattatgcCGTATTTTCACTTCTATCCCGATTTTctcctgtttaaatattttcccgtaattatcccgtattttttaacctttcagaaaaagaaataggcctaatttaaaaaagtgtaaagtggcctccggtaaagcaggtggcagtattatgtttaactttagctgaaaaacgttatccaccagtaaacgcacagaagaagaaaacaggaacaataacacagaaaaagaaagacgacaacatatggatgagtcacagtgaatggatagatagatggagacgcagttgtacctgccaaacaagttaaaactttatgtaagtacctgccaaatgagaggagaccttcccttatttattaaaagaagagtcgggcaaactcgtgctttttgtaaagtgtgccattcagaggTTAGCATCGCACACAGCGGAATTAGCGagaaatgtcccttattttgaaattccaatgttgacaggtatggtgttTGGcgaccactttatatctggtaagagttcatgctaaagctatgtttacgtttatgttagcgaggataacatcgccgctcttttCACTCACAAACCATGGCTTGATcggtgtatctcgagatctttgagagtgatttacacgggcatggacgagcaccctgtcatctttcactggtttggtaagaagactaccaacccagccagaaacaaagaaattataagcacctaagctcttgtatgccttcatttgtgcgttggttgcccacgacgtttgtagcacaagatagttcacaatatcaggatattcaatcggcggtaatgaatctaaatcctcaatataatccgacagttttagcgtgtacgggtcaaggccgtaaatttggacttttttggAATTTGGAATCTTGCTTTTGCAGAGGActcagagagtcaaaatactttgaagaagtcagagttgtattgttgtagttgttcactttagacgccatttttgatttgtatatcatccaacatggcgtccattccatttaaatatacattgcAAGATCTGCATTGAATTCATATAAAGTACACACCATCCTTTCAAACCATTGAAACGTGTAATACTTGTCAttgaaataattacaaataaatgtacacgCTTCATTATCTTGTCTTGAGTCAGGTTCACCTCATTTCTGTTGATGTCTATGGCGGCGCTGGGTCCAGGACTCAGTCCCAGAGATGGAGCCGACCCCACCGATCCGTCAGACAGAACTGGTTCGGTGCTGGACAGCGAGTCTGTCCTTAACAATGATTCTGATGGAGACATGGTGGGAACGGGCAGTTTGAtctgaaagacagacaggttgGGTAGGAGGGTTAGATGGAAGACATTCAGAAGGACTTTTAATCCTTGTAAAGCGGTAAAGAAGTTGTTTTGTTGGAATTGCTGTAGGTTGTAGGATATCTACCACATAGGTCAGTAATGCTGATTGTGTTAAATTCCCTAGGGTTGGTTTTACAGAGATATAttacaccatacacacacacatacatacatacatacatatatatatatatatatatatatacctacatatacatacatacatacatacatacaggactgtctcagaaaattagaatattgtgataaagttctttattttctgtaatgcaattaaaaaaacaaaaatgtcatacattctggattcattacaaataaactgaaatattgcaagccttttattattttaatattgctgattatggcatacagcttaagaaaactcaaatatcctatctctaaatattagaatatcatgaaaaagtatactagtagggtgttcaacgaatcacttgaatcgtctaattaactcgcaACACCtccaagggtttcctgagccttgaaaaacactcagcttggttcagtaaactaaatcacaagtatggggaagactgctgatctgactgctgtccagaggaccatcattgacaccctccatcaggagggtaagacacaaaaagaaatgtctcaaagagcaagctgttcacagagtgcagtttcaaagcacatccacaaaaagtctgttggaagggggaaatgtggcaggaaacgctgcacaaccaagagagatgaccgcagccttaacagcattgtgaagaagagtcgcttccagaatttgggggagcttcaaagacagtggactgaagctggagtccaggtatcaaaagccactgttcacagacgtgtccgggaaatgggctacaatagccgtattcccatggtcaagccacttctgaactcaagacaacggaagaagcgtctgacttgggctatggaaaagaagcactggacagttgcagagtggtccaaagtcctcttttcagacgaaagcaagttttgtatttcatttggaagtcaaggcgccagagtctggagaaaggctggagaggagcaaaatccaagttgcttgaaatccagtgtgaagttcccacagtcagcgatggtttggggagccatgtcagctgctggtgttggtccactgtgtttcatcaagcccagagtaaatgcagctgtgtaccaagagattttagagcactacatgcttccgtctgctgaaaagctctatggagatgaggaattcattttccagcatgatctggcacctgcccacagtgccaaaaccaccagtaactggtgtactgaccatggcattactgtcctcgattggcctgccaattcccctgacctgaaccccatagagaatatgtggggtattgtgaagaagaagctgaaagacaccagacccaacaatgctaatgagctaaaggccgctattgaagcatcctgggcatccataacacctcagcaatgccacaggctgattgcctccatgccacgccgcattgatgcagtaatccgtgcaaaaggattcccaaccaagtactgagtgcattaatggacattttcaaatgtttgattttgttttgctgttataaatctttttttttacttggtctgaggaactattctaattttttgagataggatttttgagttttcttaagctgtaagccataatcagcaatattaaaataataaaaggcttgcaatatttcagttgatttgtaatgaatccagaatgcatgacattttttttttttttttaaattgcattacagaaaataaagaactttatcacaatatccTAATtttatatcctatatatatacacatacatacatacatacatatatatatatatatatatatatatatatatatatatatatatatatatatatatatatatatatatatatatatatatatatatatatatatatacacacacacatatatatatatatatatatatacacacacacacatatatatatatatatatatatatatataatatatatatatatatatatatatatacatacacacacacatatatatatatatatatatatacatacacacacatatacatatatatatatatatatacacacacatatatatatatatatgtgtgtatgtatatatatatacacacatatatatacacttatatatatatagcaatatatacactatatcatacaccatatatataatatctatataatatataatgtataatatatataagcacatatagatattaatatatatattattatacacacatatatatatatatatatatatatatacacacacatataatatatattaatattatatatatacacacatatatatatacacatatatatatatatatatatataataatacacacatatatatatattatatactagatatatatatatataaatatatatatatatatatatatacatacatacatacacatcatataatatatatataatatattatcacacacatatatatatatatattatatatatatacaacacacacatatatatatatatatatatataatacacaacacataatatattatatatatattatagatatacacaaacacacacacatatatatatatatatatatacacacacagatatataggattatatatatatatataatatacacacatatatatatatatatatatatataatatatatatatatatatatataacatacacacacacatatatatatatagatatacacacacatatatatagatatatatatatatagatatatatatatacacacatatatatatatataaggtgtgtatatatatatatatatatatatacacacacatatatatatatatatatatatatatatatatatatatatacacacacatatatatatatatatatatatatatacacacacacacataattatatatattatatatacacacacacatatatatatatatatatatatatacacacacacatatatatatatatatatacactatatatatatatacacacacacatatatatatatatatatatatatatatatatatatatatatatatatatatatatatatatatatatatatatatatatatatatatatacacacacacacacacatatatatatatatatatatatatatatattatatagtatatatatatatatatatatatatgtgtgtgtgtgtgtgtatatatatatattatatagatatatatatatatatatatatatatatatatattatatatatatatatatatatataatatatatatatatatatatatgtgtatatatatatatatatatatatacacacatatatatatatatatatacacacatatatatatatatatatatatatatatacacatatatatatatatatatatatatatatatatatcacatacatacatacatacatatacagattatctgtacttttactgttaCCTTTATAGGTTTGATTGGATCTTGCATCGGCTGCTGGGAtggttgctgttgttgttgatgatgatgatggtgctgttgatgttgctgctgttgcgaTTGTTGGTGAGGACAGGaaacatgctgctgctgatgatgcaGGTGATGCTGTCGTTGTGATGCTTGGTGGTGGTCTGCCGGCTGTCTGTGATGTTCGAGTGGATGCTGTTGAAGATGTTGCTGTTGGCTAAAGTGTTGCTGTCGCTGCTGCTGATATGGGAGGCTTTGCACTTTGTTCCTATCTTGATGCATTTTGATAAGCCCTTCCTCCTTCCTGCCTCGCCCTCGACCCCGCCCACGACCCCTCCTACCTTCCCCAGCCACTGATCCCATCAACCCCCTGCAATAGGGAGGCTCTGGAAGTGGACGTATGCGTGGTCTACCTCGTGGACGAGGAGGGCCTTCGCGTTTAGGTTTAGTTGGTTTCCTGCCTCTTTTTTTAGGGCCATCGTGGAGGAGGAGTTGTGGAGGGTGTCCAAGGGAAGAGTAGCTGGAGGGGTGGCAGAAGTCTATGTCTCCCATCACTGGACTGAGCCCATTTACTACTGATGACCCACCAGCCTTCCTACAACTAGATACCAAGTCAGGGAGCAGGTCAGGAAGGCGTCGACTGTTGAGGCGAATATCAGCTGGAACATCAGCTTTATCCTCATCGTCCTCAAATTCGTACTCCTGCGcatagtttttctttgtttgaggTTGCGGCTCACGTCGCTgtttcagcaagtgaaatgagCTGGTCTTTAGCAGTTTCTTGGGTCGAGAGGAACAAAATATAGGTGAGGTCAGACCACTAGTACTTGCACTTCCACCCACTCCTACAGCACCCATCATCTTGTTGACTGAGCCATCCCCTTGAACTGCTGAACTCAGCCCCATCGTGGGAGTTTGGGATTGGATGAGGCCAAGCTGGTCAGTATTCACAGTGGAGGGAAGCTCATGGGACTTCATAGAGTCAAGGTCTAAGTGTAGATTGCCATTTCCTGTTCCTGGAAGGCTGTGGCAATACTGTCCATAGCCTTGATCACTGTGATGACCAACCATACCATAGCTCTCTCCAGCACCTCCTATTTTTAAGGCCTCTAAACCCTCTTGCCCCTGCCCATGGCCCTGGTTGAGGCTTTCCTGAGCAGCCTGTCCTGCCCCAGAATCCTCAGCACAGCTTGACTTGTAATCAGCTGAACAAAACATGTCCTCCATCTCAGGAAAGAAAGAGCGGTCTTCATCATGTAAGAGAGAGTCTGGAAAGCAGATGGATGTTAGAGGTGCAAAccgctgctgttgctgctgaacTTGATTCTGTCCTATTTTTCCCACTGGTCTCACTGTGTCAAACTGGTGCTGTTTAAGCTGTTCTAACTGAGAGTGTGACAGAGTTTCAGACTCTCTTTGTTggggctgctgctgttgttggggAGTTCCCATATTTGTAGCCATCCGGTGTGAGTGTGGGTGAGGTAACTGGGAGTGTGCCAGCTGatggtgagtgtgtgcatgctgttGATGGGGGGCATGGGCCTGAGGCTGGTTGTGGTGGTGGAGGTGTGAAGGGGTGGACAAGCCCAAATCTGGTTCAGAGAGGAAGTCATGGAGATCTGAGGCTGTTTGTTGGGGATGGTGGTGGGGTGTAATTCTGTGTTgctgtctatgtctgtctccACCGCCTCCCTCCCCTGTAACAGCCACCCTAACTGCTGTTCGGTCCAGAGCTCCTCCACTGCCTCTGCTGTTCGTCTGGGAAAGAGATTGGTCTAACATGTCTAGCGGAGACACTGAGTTCTGACTGGCTTGGGTTTGATCTCTTGGCTGGGCTCCAAGGCTGTAGTGGGTATCTATACCCTGGGTCTGGAGCTGGAGTTGCAACTGTGAGGACTGGTTATGTGGATGGGACTCCACCCCGGTAGACCCTGTTCCTCCCACTGAATCCATCATAGCCTGCTGGCTTAAAgtatgctgctgctgtgatgggGCTTGCTGGGGGTCTATCTTAGTGCGGGTGGTATGAGAAAGGACAGACTGCAACATGTGACTTTGTTGGGGAGGGTCTGGCGGTGAATCCATCAGTGAGAGGGGGACCTGGCTTTGTCGAGCCTGCTGCACATCTGGTGTGTTACACAAGTAGGCATTGTCATTTGAATCTgaagtcttcttcagctccatGTGAGGTTGGCTGTGAGAGTGGGAATGGGAATGGCTATGCTGAGTATGTtgagagtgttgtgtgtgtggaatgtgCCGAGGGTGCTGGGAGATTTGGGTATGCTGAGAGTGTTGCTGAGAGTGTGAGGACACATGGGAAGTGTGATGGGAGTGCTGTGTGTAGGGGTCCCCTCTTCCATAATGGACCACAGAGCCCAGGGGGTCATGCTGTTGTTGATGGGAGTGGGTAGTATGGGAGTGGGAAAGAGAGTCAGTGATCCCAGTGGACTTTGACATGGTCAACTCTGATTTTACCTGTTGCTGTTTTTTCTGTGATATTTCTAACTGACTGTTTAAGCCACTTGCTGCAGCACCAATTGATGTTCCAGGACCTGAAATGTTGGTAATGTTATTGGAACGAATGACACTCTGAAGGTGGTAACGCTCTTCTGAGATCTTGTTAATATCATAAGTTACCCTCTTGCCTTCCCCATCCCTAGTTTGAGGGAGTGGCTGGGGTAGTTGCTGAGGAGGTGGGTGATGCTGGGAAGGATGGGGAGTTGAACTTTGGGCTTGTAGTAAATGATGGATAAggaaatcatcatcatcttcttcctcatctGGGGATCCCTCAACTACTAGCATGTTGGTCTCTGTTTTTGGCTTGGGTGGTGTTGTGTGGTAGGACTGGCTCTGCACTTGCCGTGTATCAGGAAAACCTTGTGGTGAGGACATAAAAGCAGGCGAGAGGATGGAGGACAAGTATTTGGTGGCCCCTGAGCCTCCAGGGGACTGTGCAGGGCGAGCAGAAGCAGGGTGACTGATCGTAGAATTGATGGAGGGCGATCCAACACCACTACCTGATATGGGTCCACTTACTGTGGATCCTCCAGCACTCCCATACTCTATAGAAGGACTGCCTGCTCTTCTGAGAGAAGTTGGGCCAAAGCTCGGGTCCCCAAAGACTATCTCTGCAGAAAAGGAACGTCCCCCTGAGCCTATACCAGTAAAGGCCTTCCCTCCAGAACCCCCTGCTCCAGAGCTCAGGTCCTGGGCATTAGGTGAGTTAAAGCCTCCATAAGACTGGGCCATGTGTGTAGATGGAGGCTGGTTGGGAGAGTAGGACTGGGCATGTTGCTGGGGAGGAGTCTGGTCTGGTAGGCCTGTGCTGGATTTGGCCACAGGTGGAGAGCCATAGGTGGAGAGGCATTGTTTGGGTGCTGGCTGTTGAACAAGGTTGGATGACACCACTGGTAGAGGAAGTGGTGCCGGTGCGGACTGTAGTGGGGGCTGCTGACAAGAGGGAGCCGATAAGGAGCCAGTGCTTGTCTTGGAGTTAGAAGAAGACACAGAGGATGTGGAGGGGGCAGATGGTGGAGTGTGTGGGGTAAGGGAAGAGGCTGAGACCGAAGAGGAGTAACTACTACTGGAGCTGGAACTCTTGTCTCCCTTAGTGCCGGATGAGGAGGGGGCTGAGGTGTTTGCAGATGTGTAGGGGGTTTGGATTATAGGTAGATATGTCTTGGACTTTGGGTCAGAAGAAGGGCTCTGCTCTCCCATGGGACTGCAGGATAGTCCAGAATGCCGGTGGTGGTTGGCTATCTGCTGGTAGCTCGATGACCCACCACAACTGGCATATGGCTGTGGGGGAAGTGTTGTTGACTGGCCTGGGGAGGAGCGTTGGTAATGCTTGATTACACTGTCCTGCCGGGAAACTGCCCTCTCTTGAGGAGGCTGGGGTGGAGGTGGTGCCGTGGGCAGCAGGGCTGGTGTGGAAGCAAACATGGAGGCGTTATAGAGCTGGGAGGACTGGTTGTGGAGCTGGGAGGACAACAGGTTGAACTGGGGAGGGGGCAGGTGGCAACTCGAGGAGGTGGCAGGGACTTGGGTCTGAGGTGAGGCCTGGGCCTCATGTGATCCTCGGTAGGTGGCACTCTGGGAAGACAGCAAGCGATCAAAGCCCAAGCTGGCCTGGGAGGGTGTTTTAATGTGCAGCAGGGGATCATGGGGTGATAGCAAACCGTTGGAAGTCGGGCTAAATGTAGGCGTGTCCTGCAGGGATAGTGAAGGAGTGAAAGATCGTGTGGAGAAGGAGCCAGAATGCTGGTATGCAGAAAGGGCTGAGGAAGAGGGGAAGGAGCTGGAACCGGGAATAGCCCCCGATATAAAGAGCTCCGCTGGGGCCGGTGTATGCATTGCTGTAGGACACAACATTACATGGACAGTGTTGGTAAATGCAAGTCATTATTCAAATTTAAATTCAACAAATTAGTAAattttcagtttcagacttatataaattatattgttgttaattagtttttaaaaatTCAATAATAACAAGAACTAACTACAAGTAAGTGTAGCATAACTCTAACAGGCTGACACTCACCGGTCTGCCAAGAGGGAGCGCGAAActgagagaggagtgaggaagCTGAGGGTGGGGGCTGTGGTCCTCGCGATTCCAGAGCTGAAATCAGATTCATGACGGAGGGGTCAGGACCCGAAGTGCTGGCATGGTGGAGGCTGCCGTCAAATAACCCGGACAGGCCTGGCAACAAACCACAAACCTCACTTATTTCATACAAATCATACCATAGATCATACCAATATCATAAACagtttaagaaaaataagaaaccTAAGTGGTTGAGTGATAAGTGATTAATCACACtacccttcatttatatttaactgTAACCAACTGTTTGGCACATGCCTGTACAGCACTTGCTATATATGagcaaaaacaggaagtgcgCCTGGAAACACTCACTCTGGACAAGATGTAGCACTGTGCCATGGTTCAATAGGCTTACTTCCCATTAcctatcaatcaatcaattatcaATTTAATAATTACAAGCTTACATATTGTTCTCATCAATATTATCATATAGAGAATGATGAATAATGTAAGGTTGATTTAGAAATGTAATGACAGTGAGTCATTAGACATCTACAAGATATTCTGCAGTAAGATAAGAAACCAGGTTAACCAagttaaaatctttttttgtaatcACTAATCAAGCATATACACATCACATATACatgaatgtattattaaaatattgaaaactAAAAAGCAAGTTATGTAAgattggaaaataaatgaaggtaCAAAAGCTGGACATCATTGTTACAGTGTC
Protein-coding sequences here:
- the prr12b gene encoding proline-rich protein 12, which translates into the protein MERNYPAAGFGDLGAGTGWSYDRTTKASFVYGSSRSSHPDSELLHRQAYGTPHPLQGYATNHHPGSSRQGGAWGAAGRTLGLSGLFDGSLHHASTSGPDPSVMNLISALESRGPQPPPSASSLLSQFRAPSWQTAMHTPAPAELFISGAIPGSSSFPSSSALSAYQHSGSFSTRSFTPSLSLQDTPTFSPTSNGLLSPHDPLLHIKTPSQASLGFDRLLSSQSATYRGSHEAQASPQTQVPATSSSCHLPPPQFNLLSSQLHNQSSQLYNASMFASTPALLPTAPPPPQPPQERAVSRQDSVIKHYQRSSPGQSTTLPPQPYASCGGSSSYQQIANHHRHSGLSCSPMGEQSPSSDPKSKTYLPIIQTPYTSANTSAPSSSGTKGDKSSSSSSSYSSSVSASSLTPHTPPSAPSTSSVSSSNSKTSTGSLSAPSCQQPPLQSAPAPLPLPVVSSNLVQQPAPKQCLSTYGSPPVAKSSTGLPDQTPPQQHAQSYSPNQPPSTHMAQSYGGFNSPNAQDLSSGAGGSGGKAFTGIGSGGRSFSAEIVFGDPSFGPTSLRRAGSPSIEYGSAGGSTVSGPISGSGVGSPSINSTISHPASARPAQSPGGSGATKYLSSILSPAFMSSPQGFPDTRQVQSQSYHTTPPKPKTETNMLVVEGSPDEEEDDDDFLIHHLLQAQSSTPHPSQHHPPPQQLPQPLPQTRDGEGKRVTYDINKISEERYHLQSVIRSNNITNISGPGTSIGAAASGLNSQLEISQKKQQQVKSELTMSKSTGITDSLSHSHTTHSHQQQHDPLGSVVHYGRGDPYTQHSHHTSHVSSHSQQHSQHTQISQHPRHIPHTQHSQHTQHSHSHSHSHSQPHMELKKTSDSNDNAYLCNTPDVQQARQSQVPLSLMDSPPDPPQQSHMLQSVLSHTTRTKIDPQQAPSQQQHTLSQQAMMDSVGGTGSTGVESHPHNQSSQLQLQLQTQGIDTHYSLGAQPRDQTQASQNSVSPLDMLDQSLSQTNSRGSGGALDRTAVRVAVTGEGGGGDRHRQQHRITPHHHPQQTASDLHDFLSEPDLGLSTPSHLHHHNQPQAHAPHQQHAHTHHQLAHSQLPHPHSHRMATNMGTPQQQQQPQQRESETLSHSQLEQLKQHQFDTVRPVGKIGQNQVQQQQQRFAPLTSICFPDSLLHDEDRSFFPEMEDMFCSADYKSSCAEDSGAGQAAQESLNQGHGQGQEGLEALKIGGAGESYGMVGHHSDQGYGQYCHSLPGTGNGNLHLDLDSMKSHELPSTVNTDQLGLIQSQTPTMGLSSAVQGDGSVNKMMGAVGVGGSASTSGLTSPIFCSSRPKKLLKTSSFHLLKQRREPQPQTKKNYAQEYEFEDDEDKADVPADIRLNSRRLPDLLPDLVSSCRKAGGSSVVNGLSPVMGDIDFCHPSSYSSLGHPPQLLLHDGPKKRGRKPTKPKREGPPRPRGRPRIRPLPEPPYCRGLMGSVAGEGRRGRGRGRGRGRKEEGLIKMHQDRNKVQSLPYQQQRQQHFSQQQHLQQHPLEHHRQPADHHQASQRQHHLHHQQQHVSCPHQQSQQQQHQQHHHHHQQQQQPSQQPMQDPIKPIKIKLPVPTMSPSESLLRTDSLSSTEPVLSDGSVGSAPSLGLSPGPSAAIDINRNEMRWKKEIDDPLNPEAWDAMQKLSSSADEKAFDFKPGFMASFLDFLKTGKKQSDLELGHDGHEQDSLSLCSSLKGGIRHLSPPPPPLPVTPPQQPSRTFIEAGQGEGANLALSSCPSPCKPLDEELNRNLETLPSFSSDEEDSVSKNQDLQKSISSAISALYDTPHSLAAAMASAMIKAPPTLSPPTPQESPLNPTFPAMPPLISSMENGKEEELTYTQDHLQDKEEQNLVYPQSNTEKAEEREAKPVGEEEKEAGRETADRGKIMRDPQHLQQGALEEQEDEEEERIFEMQNSEVPNVEGPVPTPAPPSPSVSPSPPSYSSPSPLPPLCRSIPSQLPIQQGEEEANPIYPPSEQQEPSYQPAHTAGTSPPPSTSPPVVLSSPFSNLALGQSITPPSTTPPPSSSDQDQEPEAELLYPSSPTSSSPSSSSTPPSPPTPEEAPASQRLTSLHLAKKQADAAIAGESEEEDSESGGEGIFRERDEFVVRTEDIGTLKMALQTGREPPPIWRVQKALLQKFSPEIKDGQRQFCATSNYLGYFGDAKMRYQRLYVKFLENVNKKDYVRVCSRKPWHRAGLTLRRQSLPKQLPTIHNQTPPRVERDDKERQKERELKDQRDREKELREREHREKRKEREREWKERDQKEKEKIEREQSERERQEREQKEKENTDKEREREWRENEKQEREQKEKENTDKEREREWRENEKQEREQKDRERKEREKEREQKEKEGRERQKEKEKQRDQEKEEKEREERERRDGTVEFARLEEKRGGEKKMDRNSRAKTFKDKAEAPPKKRKKWLKEVPSSSSSSDSSLPSDDEGPVRAGVNSRAMREIFRSYVEMLVSTALDPDMIQALEDTDDELYLPPMRKIDGLLSDQKKRLLRRVSISVQHQEALHIFPKMMADPLESGAVKVHLGGEGYNRKTLNRVKRSITKQQDLKLSIETCQNYSLYHSLHHYKYHTFLHCKKETDSIEQAAEDPGQEEVVQQCMANQGWLESLFNSFMELFSLSTKA